The bacterium genome contains a region encoding:
- a CDS encoding DUF5667 domain-containing protein, which translates to MKTSSISSLRGSTAVVPVAILHLFILSIALILPVSAFAATTAGVKPGSFFYIFDTVSEKIALFFSFNPEAKAKKALEYADERLAEVEAIAGDKNPDAVKAAIADYEGNVALATEKSKEVKDKGQAESLFAAIEDGASRNQEVLSAVLIRVPEEARAAIEQAIEASKKGQEEAAKQIVELKGEVEKLRREVAELKAKDEEKQVTEVEKLKQEVEELKSELIKKEVEENKKRVVAPIVPTKSTTPSFAPQVVTPTPVTTSTTVKPLEITLINATSTFDAMLFEWMTNKPTNSKVFLSSGNLPPKIYDSESGLSTRHIVHVSNLEHNTSYSYEIESVIGIEVAKTHGTLSTRSTKNYAAVIVNPSPCRIDMDNKKVCSIEVFYFEFDQRVAANKVTISAADGGMFIGSAYIDRFPELNRFCSGGISSNSGAQMQGPNISCPTLLSSVDGKPSANFVYYPSGPGTREIIAIVNGVTGVALTQQ; encoded by the coding sequence ATGAAAACATCCTCTATTTCGTCATTGCGAGGGTCGACCGCGGTCGTACCCGTGGCAATCTTACATTTATTTATTTTGTCTATTGCTTTGATACTGCCAGTTTCTGCCTTCGCCGCCACAACCGCAGGTGTAAAGCCGGGCAGTTTTTTCTATATTTTTGATACGGTTTCTGAAAAGATCGCTCTATTTTTTTCATTCAATCCCGAAGCGAAAGCTAAAAAGGCACTAGAGTACGCCGACGAGCGGTTGGCAGAGGTAGAAGCCATCGCAGGAGATAAAAATCCGGACGCGGTCAAAGCGGCTATCGCGGACTATGAAGGTAACGTTGCCTTGGCGACAGAAAAGTCCAAAGAAGTTAAGGACAAAGGACAAGCGGAAAGTTTGTTTGCCGCGATTGAGGATGGTGCCTCAAGAAATCAGGAAGTGTTATCTGCTGTTTTGATTAGGGTTCCGGAGGAAGCGAGGGCGGCGATTGAGCAAGCCATTGAAGCAAGCAAAAAAGGCCAAGAAGAAGCGGCGAAACAGATCGTTGAACTCAAAGGCGAGGTTGAGAAATTGAGGCGGGAAGTGGCGGAGCTGAAAGCAAAAGATGAGGAAAAACAAGTAACCGAAGTTGAGAAATTAAAACAGGAGGTTGAAGAACTGAAGAGCGAGTTGATTAAAAAAGAAGTAGAGGAGAACAAGAAAAGGGTCGTAGCACCGATAGTTCCAACAAAATCTACTACCCCGTCCTTTGCGCCGCAAGTAGTCACACCAACTCCAGTGACTACATCAACCACGGTAAAACCACTCGAAATTACATTAATAAATGCCACCTCAACATTTGATGCGATGTTATTTGAATGGATGACAAATAAACCGACTAATTCAAAAGTTTTTCTTTCAAGCGGGAATTTACCACCGAAGATTTATGATTCCGAGTCGGGATTATCTACTCGCCATATAGTTCACGTATCTAATTTAGAGCACAATACTAGCTATTCATACGAGATTGAATCTGTTATTGGCATAGAAGTTGCAAAAACACACGGAACTCTTTCGACGAGATCAACAAAAAACTATGCGGCGGTTATCGTAAATCCATCACCTTGTCGAATAGATATGGACAATAAAAAGGTTTGCAGTATAGAAGTTTTTTATTTTGAATTCGACCAAAGAGTTGCCGCCAACAAGGTTACGATTAGTGCTGCTGATGGTGGGATGTTTATCGGGTCCGCCTATATCGATCGTTTTCCGGAATTGAATCGTTTTTGTAGCGGCGGAATAAGCAGTAACTCTGGGGCGCAAATGCAGGGGCCAAATATTTCTTGCCCCACTCTTTTGAGCAGCGTTGACGGAAAACCGTCCGCTAACTTCGTTTATTACCCGTCAGGGCCGGGTACGAGAGAGATTATAGCAATCGTTAATGGGGTAACAGGGGTCGCATTGACTCAGCAGTGA
- the uvrA gene encoding excinuclease ABC subunit UvrA: MNDKIIIKGAREHNLKNISLELPRNSLIVFTGLSGSGKSSLAFDTIFAEGQRRYIESLSAYARQFLGKMDKPDVDEIEGLSPAISIDQKSHSGNPRSTVATLTEIYDYLRVLFARIGKPYCPTCGDEIRKMTPEEIVDTVIEVASKGNPSTSSGSNDKIVPEHSRGATAAKQEIIVLAPAVIGRKGEYYQLLYDFLNGGFGEVRVDGKILSLHSRIELSRYKQHTIELIVDHMPAGLNFGVKDVRARLAEAVESALKYGNDVATFIIGEKEFTLSSKFSCPKDNFAFPEIEPRLFSFNSPYGACEACHGLGVVDVWSEEICPQCKGKRLKPEALNVLINNKNIADLTGLSVGHAYDFFDLLGNKVKKAAAEIAEVPLKEIRNRLKFMLDVGLDYLTLDRRAGTLSGGESQRIRLASQIGSRLVGTLYILDEPTIGLHQRDNDKLLATLKQLRDLGNTVIVVEHDEDTIRTADYLVDIGPAAGVHGGNIVVAGPLKEVLGKGTPKGKSLTVDYLRGDKKIPVPQKRRMIDRDMLKIRGASANNLKNINVDIPLRRFVAVTGVSGSGKSTLVYDVLEKTLSRKFNHYSLSEPPAGGESKGYKHPLNAILGLEYLNNIISIDQGAIGRTPRSNPATYIGAWSYIRDLFASTAEARIRGWKVGRFSFNVPGGRCEHCEGNGTIAIEMHFLPTVFVQCDVCKGKRFDRETLEVDYKGKNIYDILQMTVEEAVVFFRDIPWVYDRLKIVNEVGLGYLRLGQSATTLSGGEAQRIKLSTELAKRDTGRTLYLLDEPTTGLHFADIENLLKILHRLVDRGNTVVVIEHNLDVIKTADWVIDLGPEGGEKGGEVVAVGTPETIARAKGSFTGEYLRKVLR, from the coding sequence ATGAACGACAAAATCATTATCAAAGGCGCCCGCGAGCATAATCTCAAGAATATTTCTCTTGAGCTGCCGCGTAACAGTTTAATCGTCTTCACGGGACTTTCCGGTTCGGGGAAGTCATCGCTTGCTTTTGACACTATTTTTGCCGAGGGTCAGCGGCGCTACATAGAGTCGCTTTCCGCGTACGCGCGGCAGTTTTTGGGAAAAATGGATAAGCCGGACGTTGATGAAATTGAGGGACTCTCTCCTGCCATTTCTATTGACCAGAAAAGCCATTCCGGCAATCCGCGCTCAACCGTCGCGACGCTCACGGAAATCTATGACTACCTCCGCGTGCTGTTTGCCCGTATCGGCAAGCCGTATTGTCCGACGTGCGGAGACGAAATCCGCAAAATGACGCCGGAGGAAATTGTTGATACCGTCATCGAAGTTGCGAGTAAAGGTAACCCTTCGACAAGCTCAGGGAGTAACGATAAAATAGTCCCCGAGCACAGTCGAGGGGCTACCGCTGCCAAGCAAGAGATTATAGTGCTCGCTCCGGCGGTCATTGGACGCAAGGGGGAATATTATCAACTGCTCTATGACTTTTTGAACGGCGGTTTCGGGGAGGTGCGCGTTGACGGGAAAATATTGTCGCTCCACAGCCGCATTGAACTTTCGCGGTATAAACAGCACACGATTGAGCTTATTGTTGACCACATGCCCGCCGGATTAAACTTCGGCGTCAAAGACGTGCGCGCGCGGCTTGCGGAAGCGGTGGAAAGCGCTTTGAAGTACGGCAACGATGTCGCGACGTTTATCATCGGAGAAAAAGAATTCACGCTCTCCTCAAAGTTTTCATGCCCGAAGGACAATTTCGCGTTTCCGGAAATTGAGCCGCGGCTCTTTTCATTTAACAGCCCATATGGCGCCTGCGAGGCGTGCCACGGTTTGGGGGTAGTGGATGTGTGGTCCGAAGAGATTTGTCCGCAATGCAAAGGCAAACGTCTGAAGCCGGAGGCGCTGAACGTGCTCATCAACAATAAAAACATCGCCGACCTTACGGGGCTTTCCGTGGGCCATGCGTACGATTTTTTTGATCTGTTGGGTAATAAGGTAAAAAAAGCGGCGGCGGAAATCGCGGAAGTGCCGCTTAAAGAAATCAGAAATCGGCTGAAATTTATGTTGGATGTGGGGTTAGATTATCTGACGTTGGACCGCAGAGCCGGAACGCTCTCGGGAGGGGAGTCGCAGCGCATCCGGCTGGCTTCGCAGATCGGATCGCGGCTGGTGGGCACGCTCTATATTTTGGACGAGCCGACCATCGGTCTGCATCAGCGCGATAACGATAAGCTGCTCGCGACCTTAAAGCAACTGCGCGATCTGGGGAATACCGTCATTGTTGTTGAACACGACGAGGACACTATCCGTACGGCGGATTATTTGGTGGACATCGGCCCTGCTGCCGGAGTACACGGCGGCAATATCGTGGTTGCGGGGCCGCTTAAAGAAGTGCTCGGCAAAGGAACGCCGAAGGGCAAGTCATTGACCGTGGATTATCTCCGCGGCGATAAAAAAATTCCGGTGCCGCAAAAGCGCCGAATGATTGATAGGGACATGCTCAAAATCCGCGGCGCCTCGGCGAATAACTTAAAAAATATCAACGTGGACATCCCATTGCGGCGTTTTGTGGCGGTGACGGGCGTTTCCGGTTCGGGCAAAAGCACACTCGTGTATGACGTGCTGGAGAAAACGCTTTCGCGTAAGTTTAATCATTATTCCCTGAGCGAACCGCCAGCGGGCGGGGAGTCGAAGGGCTACAAACATCCATTGAATGCCATTCTCGGCTTGGAATACTTGAATAACATCATCTCCATTGACCAGGGAGCAATCGGCCGCACGCCGCGGTCAAACCCCGCGACCTACATCGGCGCGTGGAGTTATATCCGCGATCTTTTTGCTTCAACGGCGGAGGCCCGTATAAGGGGGTGGAAAGTCGGAAGGTTTAGTTTCAACGTGCCCGGCGGGCGGTGTGAACATTGCGAGGGCAACGGCACGATTGCGATTGAAATGCATTTTTTGCCGACGGTGTTTGTGCAGTGCGATGTGTGTAAAGGAAAACGTTTTGACCGCGAAACGTTGGAGGTGGACTACAAAGGCAAAAATATCTACGACATTCTGCAGATGACGGTGGAGGAGGCGGTGGTGTTTTTTCGCGACATTCCGTGGGTGTATGACCGGTTGAAGATTGTGAACGAAGTGGGGCTGGGATACTTACGGTTGGGGCAGAGCGCCACAACGCTTTCCGGCGGCGAAGCCCAGCGCATCAAACTTTCTACGGAACTCGCGAAGCGCGACACCGGCCGCACATTGTACTTGTTGGATGAGCCGACAACGGGATTGCATTTCGCCGACATTGAAAATCTTTTGAAGATTCTGCATCGGCTCGTGGATCGCGGCAACACGGTTGTCGTTATTGAGCACAACCTGGACGTCATCAAAACCGCGGATTGGGTGATTGATTTGGGGCCGGAGGGAGGAGAGAAGGGAGGGGAGGTGGTGGCGGTCGGCACTCCGGAAACTATTGCGAGGGCAAAGGGGAGTTTTACGGGAGAATATTTGAGGAAAGTGCTGCGCTAG
- a CDS encoding excinuclease ABC subunit UvrB: protein MFKLQSNFMPAGDQPKAIEWLVSGLKKGMKHQTLLGVTGSGKTFTVANVIQAVQKPTLVIAPNKTLAAQLCNEYREFFPKNSVHYFVSYYDYYQPEAYLPVTDTYIDKEAMINDEIDKLRHAATAALLTRRDVIVVASVSCIYGLGAPEAYESQMLHFKVGDAVTRAELMKKLVAMQFSRTNADLTRGTFRVRGDQWEMMAPDQDLLYRFDIHDGVISHIFAVDPVKGFGSREEVPEVYVFPAKHFVTLGPEKTRAMKVIKAELRERLHYFEQNGKLLEAERLERRTRYDVAMMKEIGYCHGIENYSRHLSGRAAGEPPDTLLSYFPVTEDGAPDYLMVIDESHVTVPQIRGMSEGDAARKKTLIEFGFRLPSAADNRPLKFTEFEARMPQAIYTSATPSGYELERSLASGQIVEQIIRPTGLVDPEIIVRPVSGGGRPSTSSGNKNKIVPEHVEGQPLSQIDDLISRIKDRVKKKERTLVTTLTKKMAEDLTAYLQELKIKVNYVHSDVLTIDRITILSDFRRGNYDVLVGVNLLREGLDLPEVSLVAILDADKEGFLRSETSLIQTIGRAARNVNGQVVLYADVMTGSLTRAISETNRRRNIQLAWNKAHGITPKTIIKAIHDIVAAFDVKREKEVAEVLKTEFSALGAATKMKQGSLDRIIAEKMRQMKDASKRLDFELAAILRDEIHLLRRKTKDKK from the coding sequence ATGTTCAAGTTGCAATCCAATTTTATGCCCGCGGGGGACCAGCCGAAAGCCATCGAGTGGCTTGTTTCTGGTTTGAAGAAAGGTATGAAGCACCAGACACTTCTCGGCGTCACGGGTTCCGGCAAAACATTTACCGTCGCGAATGTCATCCAGGCGGTACAAAAACCGACGCTCGTCATTGCGCCGAATAAAACCCTTGCCGCCCAGCTGTGCAACGAGTATCGCGAGTTTTTTCCGAAAAATTCTGTGCACTATTTCGTGTCCTATTATGACTACTACCAGCCGGAGGCGTATTTGCCGGTGACGGACACCTACATTGATAAAGAAGCGATGATTAACGACGAGATTGATAAACTGCGCCACGCGGCAACCGCGGCGTTACTCACGCGACGCGATGTGATTGTGGTGGCGTCGGTGTCGTGTATTTACGGCTTGGGCGCGCCGGAGGCGTATGAATCACAGATGCTGCATTTCAAAGTGGGTGATGCGGTGACGCGCGCGGAGCTTATGAAAAAGTTGGTCGCGATGCAGTTTTCGCGCACGAATGCGGACCTCACGCGTGGCACATTCCGCGTGCGCGGCGACCAGTGGGAAATGATGGCGCCGGATCAGGATCTGTTGTATCGGTTTGATATTCACGATGGCGTAATCTCGCATATTTTTGCGGTGGATCCTGTGAAGGGATTCGGTAGCCGCGAGGAAGTGCCGGAGGTTTATGTATTTCCGGCAAAACATTTCGTCACGCTGGGACCGGAAAAAACGCGCGCGATGAAGGTGATTAAAGCGGAGCTCCGCGAGCGGTTGCATTATTTTGAGCAAAACGGAAAATTGCTGGAGGCGGAGCGGTTGGAACGCCGCACGCGCTATGACGTGGCGATGATGAAAGAAATCGGCTACTGCCACGGCATTGAGAATTATTCTCGGCATCTTTCGGGTCGCGCGGCAGGCGAGCCGCCGGATACGCTGCTTTCGTATTTTCCCGTTACCGAAGACGGCGCGCCGGATTACCTGATGGTGATTGATGAAAGCCACGTGACGGTGCCGCAGATTCGCGGAATGTCGGAGGGCGATGCGGCGCGAAAGAAAACGCTTATTGAGTTCGGTTTTCGTCTGCCTAGTGCGGCGGACAACCGGCCGCTCAAGTTCACCGAGTTTGAGGCGCGTATGCCGCAGGCGATCTATACCTCGGCAACGCCAAGCGGTTATGAACTGGAACGCAGCTTGGCGAGCGGGCAGATCGTGGAACAAATTATTCGGCCGACGGGACTGGTAGACCCGGAAATTATTGTGCGCCCGGTCAGTGGTGGCGGTAGGCCTTCGACAAGCTCAGGCAATAAAAATAAAATAGTTCCCGAGCATGTCGAGGGACAACCGCTTAGTCAGATAGATGATTTAATTTCCCGCATCAAAGATCGCGTGAAGAAGAAGGAACGCACGCTCGTGACCACGCTCACCAAAAAAATGGCGGAAGATCTCACGGCGTATTTGCAGGAGTTGAAAATCAAGGTGAATTATGTGCACAGCGACGTGCTGACCATTGACCGCATCACGATTCTTTCAGATTTTCGCCGCGGCAACTATGACGTGCTTGTGGGCGTGAACCTGTTGCGCGAAGGATTGGACTTGCCGGAGGTGTCGCTCGTTGCCATTCTTGACGCCGACAAAGAGGGATTTTTGCGGAGTGAAACTTCGCTCATCCAAACCATCGGCCGCGCGGCGCGCAACGTGAACGGCCAGGTGGTACTGTATGCCGACGTGATGACCGGGTCGCTCACGCGCGCGATTTCTGAAACCAACCGCCGGCGGAATATCCAGCTTGCGTGGAATAAGGCGCATGGCATCACGCCGAAGACCATCATCAAAGCAATCCACGACATTGTCGCGGCGTTTGACGTCAAACGGGAGAAGGAAGTCGCCGAAGTATTGAAAACGGAATTTTCGGCGCTCGGCGCGGCGACAAAAATGAAACAAGGGTCGCTTGACCGCATCATTGCCGAAAAAATGAGACAGATGAAGGACGCGTCAAAACGATTGGACTTTGAACTCGCGGCGATATTGAGGGATGAAATACACTTGTTGAGGCGAAAAACGAAAGATAAAAAATAA